Proteins encoded within one genomic window of Macaca thibetana thibetana isolate TM-01 chromosome 3, ASM2454274v1, whole genome shotgun sequence:
- the LOC126950933 gene encoding mucin-3A-like, which translates to MQLLGLLGLLWMLKASPGATGTVSTATSISHVPFPRAEAARAVLSNSPHSRDLAGRPLGVPQLVSSAPGHRENVPMTLVTSSYDTLISETLLTSPVSSNTSTTPTSKFAFKVETTPPTVLVYSATTECVYPTSFTITISHPTSICVTTTQVAFTSSYTPTPVTQKPVTTLTRTYPMTTTEKGTSAVTSSSSTTSGRETPIVTVTPSSSVSATDTTFHTMVSSTTRISERTPLPTGSVHTTMSPAPVFTTLKTAVTSTSHITSSITSTDTVTSVTTTTSRPTATNTLSSPTSTILSSTPVLSTETITSGITNTTPLSTLVTTLPTTITRSTPTSEPTYPTSLTSTVTTEITSHSTPTFSSSAIYSTVSTSTTAISSLPPTSGTIVTSTTMTPSSLATDIPSTTPTTITHASVGSTGFPTTGTDLTSTFTVSSSSAMSISVIPSSPSIQNTETSSVVSMTSATTLSGTPTFASTHSTPASSLLTTFPATYSFSSSMSASSAGTTHTESISSPPAITSTLHTTVESTLSPATTTSFTTSTTMEPPSTTVATTGTGQTTFPSSTATFPETTTLTPTTDMSTESLTTAVTTPPITSSVTSTNTVTSVTTTTSPLTTTNYFTSLTSMTLSSIPVPSTEAITSGTTNTIPPSILVTTLPTTNVSSMTTSETTYPNSPSGPGTNSMTEITYPTTMTETSSTATSIPPTSPLVSTTETAKTPTTNLVTTTTTTKITSHSTSSFTSSTIYSTDSTYTTAVTSVPTTLGTMVASTSMIPFTLSTGIPTSQPTTITPSSVGITGSLPVMTDLTSVYTVSNMSARPKTVVPSSPTVQNTETSSFVSMTSATTPSGRPTFASTHSAPTSSLLMTFSGMHSFSSSMPASSARTTHTESISSPPASTSTLYTTDESTPSPTTTTSFTTSTMMEPPSTTVATTGTGQTTFPSSVATFPETTTLTPTTDMSTESLTTAMTSTPPITSSVTPTNTVTSMARTTSWPTASNTLSSLTSSILYSTPVLSTETITSHNTNTTPLSTLVTTLPTTITRSRPTSETTYATSPTSTATDSTTDISYPTSMTGTLFPETSLSPTSSSLLNVETATTPITTLVTTTPETTSHSVPSFTSSTIYSTSSTTTTAISSALPTSGTMVTSTTMTPSSLTTDIPSTTPTTITHSSVSSTESLTTTTALSSTFAVSSTSAVSTSDIPSSPNIQNTETSSLVSMTSATTPSERPTLTSTEGTQTTSLLTSFPATYSFSSSMSASSTGTTHTESISSPPSITSILHTTAGSTPSPTTNTSFTTFTTMETSSSTVATKGTGQTTLTSSAATSPETTTLTPTTGSFKTAVSSTLLKTSSITSTSVTSKTTTPSNGTPSFTTSINTTETTSHSTRSFTSSITTSKTPSHSTSITTIETSSHSTPSYASSISTTETPSHSTSSFTSSITTSETHSHGTPNFTSSTTTTETTSHNTPSFTSSITTTETTPHSTPSFTSSITTTETTSRSAPSFTSTITTTETPSHSTPSFTSSTTTTETTSHNTPSINSSITTTETTPHSTPSFTSSITTNETTTHSTPSFTSSITTTETPSHSTPSFTSLITTTETTSPSTPSFTSSITTIDISSHSTPSYTSSIKTTETTSHSTPRFTSLITTTKTPSHSTSSFTSSITTSEIHSHGTPNFTSSTTTTETTSHNTPSFTSSITTTETTSHNTPSFTSSITTTETTPHSTPSFTSSITTTETTSHSTPSFTSSITTTETPSHSTPSFTSSITTTETTSPSTPSF; encoded by the exons ATGCAGCTGCTGGGGCTCCTCGGCCTCCTCTGGATGCTCAAGGCCTCCCCAGGGGCCACAG GAACTGTATCTACGGCCACATCCATCTCTCATGTGCCTTTCCCCAGGGCGGAAGCAGCCCGCGCTGTGCTCAGCAATTCTCCACACTCCAGAGACCTGGCTGGGCGGCCACTCGGTGTCCCCCAGCTTGTCTCTTCTGCTCCTGGCCACAGGGAAAATGTACCTATGACGCTCGTTACCTCCTCCTATGACACACTCATCTCTGAAACACTGCTCACCTCTCCAGTCAGTTCCAACACCTCAACCACCCCGACGTCCAAGTTTGCTTTCAAGGTTGAAACCACTCCACCCACTGTGTTGGTCTATTCGGCCACCACTGAGTGCGTGTATCCAACGAGCTTTACAATCACCatctcccaccccacctccatctGTGTGACCACGACGCAGGTGGCCTTCACCAGCTCTTACACCCCCACTCCCGTGACACAGAAGCCAGTGACCACCCTCACCAGGACTTACCCTATGACCACTACTGAGAAAGGAACGTCAGCCGTGACATCTTCTTCCTCTACCACCTCTGGAAGGGAAACTCCCATAGTAACAGTGACACCCTCTTCCTCTGTGTCAGCCACAGACACAACCTTCCACACTATGGTCTCCTCTACAACTAGAATCTCAGAAAGGACTCCCCTGCCCACTGGAAGTGTCCATACAACCATGTCCCCAGCCCCAGTATTTACTACTCTCAAAACAGCAGTGACTTCCACTTCCCACATCACTTCTTCAATCACTTCCACAGATACAGTGACTTCTGTGACAACGACCACCTCCCGGCCCACAGCCACTAATACACTGTCATCACCCACCAGTACCATTTTATCTTCCACACCTGTCCTGAGCACAGAAACAATCACCAGTGGTATCACAAACACCACTCCTCTATCTACCTTGGTGACCACACTCCCCACTACCATCACCAGGTCTACACCTACATCTGAGCCCACCTACCCTACTTCTCTCACCAGCACTGT CACTACTGAGATCACCTCCCACAGTACTCCCACCTTCTCTTCTTCAGCCATCTACTCTACAGTCAGCACATCCACAACTGCCATCTCCTCACTTCCCCCTACCTCAGGTACCATAGTGACTTCCACAACTATGACCCCGTCTTCTCTGGCTACAGACATCCCTTCGACAACACCAACAACTATCACCCACGCTTCTGTGGGCTCTACTGGCTTCCCGACTACAGGAACAGACCTCACATCGACATTCACTGTTTCCAGTTCCTCAGCAATGTCCATAAGTGTCATTCCATCTTCCCCCAGCATCCAGAATACAGAAACCTCATCCGTTGTCAGCATGACCTCTGCCACCACTCTCAGTGGGACACCAACTTTTGCAAGTACACACAGCACTCCAGCAAGTTCCCTCCTGACAACCTTCCCAGCAACatattcattttcctcttccatGTCTGCCAGTAGTGCTGGGACCACTCACACAGAGAGTATCTCCTCACCTCCAGCCATCACCAGTACACTCCACACAACAGTGGAATCCACCCTGTCACCTGCTACCACCACCTCATTCACAACTTCCACAACTATGGAACCACCTTCAACCACTGTAGCAACTACAGGAACAGGTCAGACCACCTTCCCCAGCTCTACAGCCACATTCCCTGAGACCACCACACTGACTCCTACAACTGACATGTCCACAGAATCTCTCACAACAGCTGTGACTACTCCTCCCATTACTTCATCAGTCACTTCCACAAATACAGTGACTTCTGTGACAACTACCACCTCTCCTCTCACAACCACCAATTATTTTACATCACTGACCAGTATGACTCTGTCTTCTATACCTGTCCCAAGCACAGAAGCAATCACCAGTGGCACCACAAACACAATCCCTCCATCTATCTTGGTAACCACACTCCCCACTACAAATGTCTCATCTATGACTACATCTGAGACCACCTATCCTAATTCTCCGAGTGGCCCTGGTACAAACTCCATGACTGAAATCACCTATCCCACCACTATGACAGAGACATCATCCACTGCCACCTCTATTCCACCCACCTCTCCCTTGGTCTCAACCACAGAAACAGCCAAAACTCCTACCACAAACTTggtaaccaccaccaccaccaccaagatcACCTCACATAGTACctccagcttcacttcttcaacCATCTACTCCACAGACAGCACATATACAACTGCCGTCACCTCAGTTCCCACAACCTTGGGTACCATGGTGGCTTCTACATCCATGATTCCATTTACTCTGAGTACAGGTATCCCTACCTCACAACCAACAACCATCACTCCATCATCTGTGGGCATCACTGGTTCATTACCTGTAATGACAGACCTCACCTCAGTGTACACAGTATCCAACATGTCTGCAAGGCCAAAAACTGTCGTTCCCTCATCTCCCACTGTCCAGAATACAGAAACCTCATCCTTTGTCAGCATGACCTCTGCAACCACTCCCAGTGGGAGGCCAACTTTTGCTAGTACACACAGCGCTCCGACAAGTTCCCTCCTGATGACCTTCTCTGGGATGCATTCATTTTCGTCTTCCATGCCTGCCAGCAGTGCCCGGACCACTCACACAGAGAGTATCTCGTCACCTCCAGCCAGCACCAGTACACTCTACACAACAGATGAATCAACCCCATCACCCACAACCACCACCTCATTCACCACATCCACAATGATGGAACCACCTTCAACCACTGTAGCAACTACAGGCACAGGTCAGACCACCTTCCCCAGCTCTGTAGCCACATTCCCTGAGACCACCACACTGACTCCTACAACTGACATGTCCACAGAATCTCTCACAACAGCCATGACTTCTACTCCTCCCATCACTTCTTCAGTCACTCCCACCAATACAGTGACTTCTATGGCAAGAACGACTTCCTGGCCCACAGCCAGTAATACGTTATCATCACTCACCAGTAGCATTTTATATTCTACACCTGTCCTGAGCACAGAAACAATCACCAGTCATAACACCAACACTACCCCTCTATCCACCTTGGTGACCACACTCCCCACTACCATCACCAGGTCTAGACCTACATCTGAGACCACCTACGCTACTTCTCCCACTAGCACAGCCACAGATTCCACGACCGACATCAGCTACCCCACAAGTATGACAGGTACATTGTTCCCTGAGACTTCTCTCTCAcccacctcttcctctctcctaaACGTAGAAACTGCCACGACTCCTATCACAACCTTGGTAACCACCACCCCTGAGACCACCTCCCACAGTgttcccagcttcacttcttcaacCATCTACTCCACAAGCAGTACAACCACAACTGCCATCTCCTCAGCTTTGCCTACCTCAGGTACCATGGTGACTTCCACAACCATGACCCCATCTTCTCTGACTACAGACATCCCTTCGACAACACCCACAACTATCACCCACTCTTCTGTGAGCTCTACTGAATCCTTGACTACAACAACAGCCCTCTCCTCAACATTTGCTGTTTCCAGTACCTCAGCAGTGTCCACAAGTGACATCCCATCTTCCCCCAACATCCAGAATACAGAAACCTCATCCCTTGTCAGCATGAcctctgccaccactcccagcgaGAGACCAACTCTCACAAGTACTGAAGGCACTCAGACAACTTCCCTCCTGACGAGCTTCCCAGCAACatattcattttcctcttccatGTCTGCCAGCAGTACAGGGACCACTCACACCGAGAGTATCTCCTCACCTCCATCCATCACCAGTATACTCCACACAACAGCTGGATCCACCCCATCACCCACAACCAACACCTCATTCACAACCTTTACAACGATGGAAACATCTTCATCCACTGTAGCAACTAAAGGCACAGGTCAGACTACATTGACCAGTTCAGCAGCCACATCCCCTGAGACCACCACACTGACTCCTACCACAGGATCTTTCAAAACAGCAGTGAGTTCTACTCTCCTCAAGACTTCTTCAATCACCTCCACATCAGTGACTTCTAAGACAACTACCCCCTCAAACggtactcccagcttcactacCTCAATCAACACAACCGAGACCACCTCACACAGTACTCgcagcttcacttcttcaattACCACCAGCAAGACCCCCTCACACAGTACTTCAATCACCACCATCGAGACCAGCTCACACAGTACACCCAGTTATGCTTCTTCCATCAGCACCACCGAGACCCCCTCACACAGTActtccagcttcacttcttcCATAACCACCTCTGAGACCCACTCACACGGTACTCCCAACTTCACTTCTTCGACCACCACCACCGAGACCACATCCCACaatactcccagcttcacttcctcAATCACAACCACCGAGACCACCCCAcacagtactcccagcttcacttcttcaatcaccaccacAGAGACTACATCCCGCAGTGCTCCGAGTTTCACTTCTACAATCACCACCACTGAGACCCCCTCACATAGTACTCCCAGC TTCACTTCTTCGACCACCACCACTGAGACCACATCCCACAATACTCCCAGCATCAATTCCTCAATCACCACCACCGAGACCACCCCAcacagtactcccagcttcacttcttcaatcaccaccaACGAGACCACAACCCACAGTACTCCCAgtttcacttcttcaatcaccaccactGAGACCCCCTCACATAGTACTCCCAGCTTTACTTCTTTGATCACTACCACTGAGACCACCTCACccagtactcccagcttcacttcttcaatcacgACCATCGACATCAGCTCCCACAGTACACCCAGCTACACTTCTTCGATCAAAACCACCGAGACCACCTCACACAGTACTCCCAGATTCACTTCCTTGATCACCACCACCAAGACCCCCTCACACAGTActtccagcttcacttcttcCATAACCACCTCTGAGATCCACTCACACGGTACTCCCAACTTCACTTCTTCGACCACCACCACCGAGACCACATCCCACaatactcccagcttcacttcctcAATCACCACCACCGAGACCAC ATCCCACaatactcccagcttcacttcctcAATCACCACCACCGAGACCACCCCAcacagtactcccagcttcacttcttcaatcaccaccacAGAGACCACATCCCACAGTACTCCCAgtttcacttcttcaatcaccaccactGAGACCCCCTCACAtagtactcccagcttcacttcttcaatcaccaccactGAGACCACCTCACccagtactcccagcttc